A window from Populus trichocarpa isolate Nisqually-1 chromosome 3, P.trichocarpa_v4.1, whole genome shotgun sequence encodes these proteins:
- the LOC7461980 gene encoding uncharacterized protein LOC7461980 isoform X1: MDYDDNDFQSHNLHLVGEGSNKFPPVLQPYALPKFDFDDSLHGSLRFDSLVETEVFLGIENNEDNQWIEDYSRGTSGIQFSSRAAESCSISRCNNVWSEATSSESVEMLLKSVGQEDNTPVQNNSRESDACDELGCILKHMEPSLKQENNTPPKVEVTANLQVKFLPGENVEDFSVLDNDAGGQQPLDGSSQDLKGDVSADSGLGPSVDPSAISIEARQPVIEGSLSIDGDSNNVNHRGDDDLVNGSLDDRLQKGPASGMQDGASVQIIATGNDESNVKDGPDNVNDTYDDSKVVLKTDTAENQKRKPILSQEGQMEDENPHSSAVESMEEANIIEINSINLGEPSCIIAKEHSCLPEDLVTSDQSRVDTVGGSMMAVEDNMIFERHEIEDSNGSQLDNKNLANKCEGSHLSVEGSEPSEVKVGGTSISDIGGFSSLAAGCSSTEVIGETHAEGHVSSSILAESLQICGENMVPADGKDTIELPSRNASPENDLIASRLQSDAASDNKSDGCRNANMVTCDAMDDVSAPSGDVTSMDAVIGHKDVKMSPLSGISSSPLDKEKEIADKISVEASLSDLKTSSQVIAGLDPVSVSEEDASSGAARQMLCESAEQSPLMVDASKTEGPQSEVSNKVSMKCTKDMEVCPVLGDSTANKGNDAEVPEKENDEKGSSKVLEPTVNNSEMLGPISSEREECQVDTSLKGQKENEAAIMCRDKSDGKIAVLSTNDCGSCADVGKPTSGSPIVIRAAGEFQSESDKDGAKCSVEQTSVVDSNASKALSCSQDPKQNDASKDERSFTFEVSPLANMPLKSADNKWQSFFNIPATKVSPIVNASPSASGVVQIDPKIAQDPSHGSPKVSDVATVRTGSKGTSERKTRRSSGKASGKESARKGNPTKETASVRLEKGEKMSNVSPGPSGISQHVQSNEMQCYGHVDSSTMKPFVLAPSSSNLPDLNSSVSPSLMFQQPFTDLQQVQLRAQIFVYGALIQGTAPDEAYMISAFGGSDGGKSIWENALRSSIERLHGQKPHLTTLETPLLSRPGARAPDQAIKQSNVQSKVISSPIGRTSMGTPTIVNPMVPLSSPLWSVPNPSSDTFQSSSMPRGPFMDHQRALSPLHLHQTPQIRNFAGNPWISQSPFCGPWVTSPQTLALDTSGRFSAQLPITEPVQLTPVKDLSKPITSGAKHVSPGPVVQSGTSASVFTGNFPVPDAKKVTASSSQPLTDPKPRKRKKASVSESPSQNILHIHPRTESVPGPVTSYPSTSIAMTTPIVFVSKSPTEKFVTSVSPTPTDIRKQDQNAEQRNILSEETLDKVKAARVQAEDAANLAAAAVSQRQEIWNQLDKQRNSGLSPDVETKLASAAVAIAAAAAVAKAAAAAANVASNAALQAKLMADEAVVSGGYSNPSQDNAISVSEGMESLGRTTPDFVLKGDDGTNSSSSILVAAREAARRRVEAASAAAIRAENMDAIVKAAELAAEAVSQAGKIVSMGDPLSLNELVAAGPEGYWEVAQINNELGSKSNDIGRKTININTVGEGPDTSPVLGKKETQVNNYGKPPAPTEGSTVDHARLVDGFSNSGATTLKDAKGRKGYKVSESENGSRSLGTTVDYNCIKEGSHVEVFKDGNGYKAAWFSAKVMDLKDGKAYVSYTDLSSAEGSEKLKEWVALRGEGDEAPKIRIARPVTAMPFEGTRKRRRAAMVDYVWSVGDKVDAWIQDSWWEGVVTERSKKDETMLTVNFPVQGETSVVKAWHLRPSLLWEDEEWVEWSGSRAGTHSTNGGDTPQEKRPRVRGPVVDAKGKDKLPKGLDSVETDKPDEPTLLDLAAHEKLFNIGKSMKDGNRPDALRMARTGLQKEGSRVIFGVPKPGKKRKFMEVSKHYVADRSSKNNEVNDPDKFAKYLLPQGSGSRGWKNTLKTESLEKRTAASKPKVLKSGKPQNVSGRTIAQKDNSLTTAVSASDGAATDHVAKNKASTSHVENTSEKHALTDFQPLSSSVGGAEGQIFSSSSLSSDTLSSKKMSTSTSNAKPPRGSKGKLAPADGKFGRIEEDKVLIGSSSKSTSDVAEPRRSNRRIQPTSRLLEGLQSSLMVTKIPSVSHDRSQKNRTAARGNNHG; the protein is encoded by the exons ATGGATTATGATGACAATGATTTTCAAAGCCACAATCTTCATTTAGTGGGTGAAGGAAGCAACAAATTTCCTCCTGTTTTACAGCCATATGCTCTCcccaaatttgattttgatgacaGTCTTCATGGATCGTTAAGGTTTGATAGTTTGGTTGAGACTGAGGTTTTTCTTGGCATTGAAAATAACGAGGACAACCAGTGGATTGAAGATTACTCTCGTGGTACCAGTGGGATACAGTTTAGTTCAAGGGCTGCAGAGTCTTGCTCTATATCAAGGTGCAACAATGTTTGGTCTGAAGCTACTTCCTCAGAATCTGTGGAAATGTTATTAAAATCTGTTGGCCAGGAAGATAATACTCCTGTACAAAATAATTCTAGGGAATCAGATGCCTGTGATGAACTGGGTTGCATACTAAAGCACATGGAGCCCAGCTTGAAACAGGAAAACAATACACCACCTAAAGTGGAAGTTACAGCAAATTTACAGGTTAAATTTCTGCCAGGTGAGAATGTGGAAGATTTTTCCGTGTTAGATAATGATGCCGGAGGGCAGCAGCCTCTTGATGGTAGTTCTCAGGATCTTAAAGGTGACGTATCTGCTGATAGTGGTTTGGGACCTTCAGTTGACCCATCTGCCATTAGTATAGAGGCCAGACAACCTGTTATCGAAGGGAGTTTGTCAATTGATGGTGATTCTAATAATGTTAATCACAGGGGAGATGATGATTTGGTGAATGGATCTTTGGATGACAGGCTTCAAAAAGGTCCTGCTTCAGGGATGCAGGATGGTGCCTCTGTGCAAATAATTGCTACAGGAAATGATGAGTCAAATGTAAAAGATGGTCCAGATAATGTAAATGACACTTATGATGATAGTAAAGTTGTTCTGAAAACAGACACTGCTGAGAATCAGAAAAGGAAACCCATATTAAGTCAAGAGGGCCAAATGGAGGATGAGAATCCTCACTCAAGTGCAGTGGAATCTATGGAAGAAGCGAACATCATTGAAATTAACTCGATTAATTTGGGGGAACCTTCTTGCATCATAGCAAAGGAGCATTCTTGCCTGCCAGAAGACCTGGTGACTAGTGATCAGTCCAGAGTGGATACAGTTGGGGGATCAATGATGGCTGTTGAAGATAATATGATTTTTGAGAGGCATGAAATTGAGGACTCGAATGGTTCTCAATTGGATAACAAGAACTTAGCTAACAAGTGTGAGGGATCTCATCTATCTGTTGAAGGCAGTGAGCCTTCTGAAGTGAAAGTTGGTGGAACAAGCATTAGCGATATAGGTGGTTTTTCTAGTTTGGCAGCAGGGTGTTCTTCAACTGAAGTTATTGGAGAAACACATGCTGAGGGCCATGTTTCATCCTCCATACTTGCTGAATCATTGCAAATATGTGGGGAAAATATGGTTCCTGCTGATGGAAAGGACACCATAGAGCTTCCTTCTAGAAATGCTAGCCCTGAAAACGACTTGATAGCTTCAAGATTACAGTCAGATGCTGCTTCTGACAACAAATCAG ATGGCTGCAGAAATGCTAACATGGTAACCTGTGATGCAATGGATGATGTTTCAGCACCTTCTGGAGATGTCACTAGCATGGATGCGGTTATTGGTCACAAAGATGTCAAAATGTCACCTTTAAGTGGGATAAGTTCTAGTCCCTTagataaagagaaagaaattgcAGACAAAATTTCTGTGGAGGCGAGTTTATCTGATCTGAAGACCTCTTCTCAAGTGATAGCTGGATTAGATCCTGTTTCTGTATCTGAAGAGGATGCTTCTTCTGGTGCTGCTAGACAGATGTTATGTGAGTCAGCTGAACAATCTCCATTAATGGTGGATGCTAGTAAAACAGAAGGACCTCAATCAGAAGTAAGTAACAAAGTCAGCATGAAGTGCACAAAGGATATGGAAGTGTGTCCAGTTCTTGGTGACTCAACTGCAAACAAAGGAAATGATGCTGAAGtgccagaaaaagaaaatgatgaaaagggATCATCCAAAGTTTTAG aACCAACCGTAAATAATAGTGAGATGCTGGGACCTATCTCATCGGAAAGGGAAGAGTGTCAGGTGGATACTAGTCTGAAAGGCCAGAAAGAAAATGAAGCTGCCATTATGTGTAGAGATAAAAGTGATGGGAAGATAGCTGTCCTGAGCACAAATG ATTGTGGAAGTTGTGCTGATGTTGGCAAGCCAACCAGTGGATCCCCTATTGTCATCAGAGCCGCTGGGGAATTTCAGAGTGAAAGTGACAAAGATGGAGCCAAATGCTCAGTGGAGCAGACTTCTGTTGTTGATAGCAATGCCAGCAAAGCTTTGTCCTGTTCTCAGGATCCGAAACAAAATGATGCATCCAAAGATGAGAGGAGCTTCACTTTTGAGGTCAGTCCACTAGCAAATATGCCTCTGAAATCAGCTGACAATAAATGGCAGTCATTTTTCAACATACCAGCCACTAAAGTGTCACCG ATTGTGAATGCTTCTCCATCGGCATCTGGCGTAGTCCAGATAGATCCCAAGATTGCTCAAGACCCTTCTCATGGAAGTCCAAAGGTGTCTGATGTTGCCACTGTGCGTACTGGTTCTAAAGGTACTTCTGAGCGTAAAACAAGACGATCATCTGGTAAGGCCTCGGGAAAGGAAAGTGCCAGAAAAGGAAATCCCACTAAAGAAACTGCTTCTGTGAGACTagagaaaggggaaaaaatgagCAATGTCTCCCCGGGCCCTTCTGGGATATCACAACATGTGCAATCGAATGAGATGCAGTGCTATGGTCATGTGGATTCCAGTACTATGAAACCATTTGTTCTTGCACCATCCTCATCAAACCTTCCAGATTTGAATTCTTCTGTTTCTCCATCTTTGATGTTTCAACAACCCTTCACAGACTTGCAACAAGTGCAATTGCGTGCCCAGATCTTTGTTTATGGTGCTTTGAT TCAAGGAACAGCTCCAGATGAAGCATATATGATATCAGCATTTGGAGGATCTG ATGGTGGTAAAAGCATCTGGGAGAATGCTTTACGCTCGTCTATAGAACGGCTTCATGGTCAAAAACCTCATCTCACTACTCTGGAGACCCCTTTGCTGTCACGACCTG GTGCCAGAGCTCCTGATCAAGCAATTAAACAGAGTAATGTTCAAAGTAAAGTAATCTCTTCACCAATTGGTCGAACCAGCATGGGCACTCCTACGATTGTGAACCCCATGGTGCCCCTTTCTTCACCTCTCTGGAGTGTACCTAATCCCTCCAGTGACACATTTCAATCAAGCAGCATGCCAAGGGGTCCATTTATGGATCATCAGCGAGCTCTTTCTCCTTTGCATCTTCATCAAACTCCACAGATAAGAAATTTTGCTGGTAACCCGTGGATATCTCAATCACCCTTTTGTGGTCCCTGGGTTACTTCTCCGCAGACACTTGCACTTGATACAAGTGGTCGTTTTTCTGCACAATTGCCTATTACAGAACCAGTTCAATTGACACCTGTAAAAGACTTATCCAAGCCAATTACCTCCGGTGCAAAACATGTTTCCCCTGGTCCTGTGGTTCAGAGTGGGACTTCTGCCAGTGTTTTCACTGGGAATTTTCCTGTTCCAGATGCAAAAAAGGTTACAGCATCATCCAGTCAACCTCTTACTGATCCAAAgcctagaaaaagaaaaaaggcttcAGTTTCTGAGAGTCCTAGCCAGAATATTTTGCATATTCACCCACGAACAGAATCAGTTCCTGGTCCTGTTACGAGTTATCCATCAACTTCTATAGCCATGACAACCCCTATTGTCTTTGTTTCTAAATCTCCTACAGAGAAATTTGTTACTTCTGTATCTCCAACTCCTACTGATATTAGAAAACAGGATCAAAATGCAGAACAAAGGAATATTTTGTCAGAGGAGACCCTTGACAAAGTAAAGGCTGCGAGGGTGCAGGCAGAGGATGCCGCTAatcttgctgctgctgctgttagTCAAAGACAGGAAATATGGAATCAGTTAGATAAGCAGAGAAATTCTGGGTTATCACCAGATGTTGAAACCAAACTAGCTTCTGCAGCTGTTGCaatagcagcagcagctgctGTTGCGAaagcagcagctgcagctgccAATGTTGCATCTAATGCTGCACTGCAAGCAAAACTGATGGCTGATGAAGCAGTAGTTTCTGGTGGTTACAGCAATCCCAGTCAAGACAATGCAATTTCTGTTTCTGAAGGCATGGAGAGTTTGGGGAGGACTACTCCTGATTTTGTCCTGAAGGGTGATGATGGGACAAACAGTTCCAGTTCAATCCTTGTTGCTGCAAGGGAGGCTGCTAGACGAAGAGTTGAAGCAGCTTCTGCTGCTGCAATAAGAGCTGAGAATATGGATGCTATTGTTAAGGCTGCTGAGCTGGCTGCAGAAGCTGTGTCCCAAGCTGGGAAGATAGTTTCTATGGGCGATCCTCTGTCACTGAATGAGCTAGTAGCTGCAGGTCCAGAGGGCTATTGGGAAGTGGCCCAAATAAACAATGAGCTGGGCTCTAAATCAAATGATATAGGTAGAAAAACTATCAACATAAATACTGTTGGAGAAGGACCAGACACTTCTCCTGTGCTGGGTAAGAAAGAGACACAGGTCAATAACTATGGGAAACCACCTGCTCCAACAGAGGGGTCCACTGTGGACCATGCAAGATTGGTAGATGGTTTCTCAAATTCTGGTGCAACCACTTTGAAGGATGCTAAAGGACGAAAGGGTTACAAGGTGTCTGAATCTGAGAATGGTTCGAGATCTTTGGGAACTACAGTAGACTATAATTGTATCAAGGAAGGGTCCCATGTAGAG GTTTTCAAAGATGGGAATGGATATAAAGCAGCCTGGTTCTCAGCCAAAGTGATGGATTTAAAAGATGGGAAAGCATATGTGAGTTATACTGACCTTTCATCAGCTGAAG GCTCTGAGAAGCTAAAGGAGTGGGTGGCACTTAGAGGTGAAGGAGATGAAGCACCAAAAATACGAATTGCTCGCCCTGTAACTGCCATGCCATTTGAAGGAACAAGGAAGAGACGGCGAGCTGCCATGGTGGACTATGTTTGGTCTGTTGGTGACAAAGTGGATGCATGGATACAAGATAG ctgGTGGGAAGGAGTGGTCACTGAAAGGAGCAAGAAAGATGAAACCATGCTAACAGTCAATTTTCCAG TTCAAGGAGAAACATCAGTGGTTAAAGCATGGCATCTACGCCCTTCTCTCCTTTGGGAAGATGAGGAATGGGTTGAATGGTCTGGTTCAAGAGCAGGCACTCACTCTACCAATGGG GGTGATACACCACAAGAAAAACGACCAAGGGTGCGGGGCCCTGTGGTGGACGCCAAAGGGAAGGATAAGTTGCCGAAAGGTTTGGATTCTGTGGAAACTGATAAACCTGATGAACCTACTTTACTGGATTTAGCTGCTCATGAAAAATTGTTCAATATTGGGAAGAGTATGAAAGATGGGAATAGACCGGATGCACTCAGAATGGCACGGACTGGGTTGCAGAAGGAAGGATCAAGAGTGATCTTTGGTGTACCGAAgcctggaaaaaaaagaaagtttatgGAAGTGAGCAAGCATTATGTTGCAGATCGGAGCAGCAAAAACAATGAAGTAAATGATCCAGATAAGTTTGCTAAATATTTGTTGCCTCAGGGATCTGGATCCCGTGGATGGAAGAATACTTTAAAAACTGAATCACTTGAAAAACGAACAGCTGCATCAAAGCCCAAGGTTCTCAAGTCAGGAAAGCCACAGAATGTTTCTGGTAGAACAATTGCTCAGAAGGACAACTCATTGACTACTGCAGTTTCTGCTTCTGATGGTGCTGCTACAGATCATGTTGCAAAGAACAAGGCTTCTACAAGCCATGTTGAAAATACATCCGAAAAACATGCCTTGACTGACTTTCAGCCCTTATCTAGCTCTGTGGGAGGAGCAGAGGGTCAAATATTTTCatcctcttctctttcttcagaTACACTTTCCTCTAAGAAAATGTCCACATCCACATCAAATGCTAAACCTCCACGGGGAAGTAAAGGAAAACTTGCTCCTGCTGATGGAAAGTTTGGTAGAATTGAGGAGGACAAAGTTCTCATTGGCAGTTCTTCAAAATCAACCTCTGATGTTGCTGAGCCCCGGAGGTCTAATCGTAGAATTCAGCCTACATCAAGA CTATTAGAAGGGCTACAAAGCTCCTTGATGGTCACAAAAATTCCATCTGTATCACATGACAGAAGTCAGAAAAATAGGACCGCTGCTAGAG GGAATAACCATGGTTGA